A portion of the Streptomyces coeruleoprunus genome contains these proteins:
- a CDS encoding HAD family hydrolase — MTDTRAAVFDVDGTLADTNHLHVTTWWEAFRQAGHDVPMHAVHRAIGLGAEDLIEHLLDPGRDRGADGAISAAHKTLYGTFSDRLPAFREAGRLLRTLAADGWTVVLATSAGGAELAALRRAIDADDAIAATASADDVEEGKPAPDPIRQALELAGGRAAHSVFVGDTVWDMKAGTRAGVTCVGLLCGGIPRGDLTAAGAAAIYDDPADLLAHLADSPFATRPEPRR; from the coding sequence ATGACCGACACCCGCGCGGCGGTGTTCGACGTGGACGGCACCCTCGCCGACACCAACCACCTCCACGTCACGACGTGGTGGGAGGCCTTCCGGCAGGCCGGTCACGACGTGCCCATGCACGCGGTCCACCGGGCCATCGGCCTGGGCGCCGAGGACCTGATCGAGCACCTCCTCGACCCCGGCCGGGACCGTGGCGCGGACGGGGCGATCAGCGCCGCGCACAAGACGCTCTACGGCACGTTCTCGGACCGCCTCCCGGCCTTCCGGGAGGCGGGACGGCTCCTCAGGACCCTCGCCGCGGACGGCTGGACCGTCGTGCTCGCCACGTCCGCCGGGGGAGCGGAGCTGGCGGCGCTGCGCCGCGCCATCGACGCGGACGACGCGATCGCCGCGACCGCGAGCGCCGACGACGTGGAGGAGGGCAAACCCGCCCCGGATCCCATCCGGCAGGCCCTGGAACTGGCCGGCGGACGGGCCGCCCACTCGGTGTTCGTCGGCGACACGGTCTGGGACATGAAGGCGGGTACGCGCGCGGGCGTCACCTGTGTGGGCCTCCTCTGCGGCGGCATCCCGCGCGGGGACCTCACCGCCGCGGGTGCGGCCGCGATCTACGACGACCCCGCCGACCTGCTGGCCCACCTGGCGGACAGCCCCTTCGCCACCCGGCCGGAGCCGCGGCGGTGA
- a CDS encoding plasmid stabilization protein, protein MPAGSSSKRERQYEHIKESSKKRGESDKRAKEIAARTVNKERARSGESKTASKTSTRDTSSSKRGGQRSQGGSEGPTYDQLYAEAKRRNVHGRSNMNKAELQRELGK, encoded by the coding sequence ATGCCCGCAGGATCCAGCTCGAAGCGTGAGCGGCAGTACGAGCACATCAAGGAAAGCTCGAAGAAGCGCGGCGAGAGCGACAAGCGCGCCAAGGAGATCGCCGCGCGGACGGTGAACAAGGAACGGGCCCGGAGCGGCGAGTCCAAGACCGCGAGCAAGACGTCGACGCGGGACACGTCCTCGTCCAAGCGGGGCGGACAGCGCTCGCAGGGCGGCTCCGAGGGACCGACGTACGACCAGCTGTACGCGGAGGCCAAGCGGCGCAACGTGCACGGCCGCTCGAACATGAACAAGGCGGAGCTGCAGCGAGAACTGGGCAAGTGA
- a CDS encoding LLM class F420-dependent oxidoreductase has product MVQFGYTMMTEQAGPRALVEHVVRAEAAGFDFSVTSDHAFPWLRAQGHSPYAWAVLGAAAQATSRIPLMTYVTCPTFRYHPAVVAQKAATLQLLSEGRFRLGLGSGENLNEHVVGGGWPSAGVRHEMLEEALEIIRALFEGGHVDHRGEHYDVESARLWDLPDEPPQIGVAVSGEQSCALAGRFADLVIATEPDAELLASFDRHGGRGKPRVGQLPVCYDTDKEAAVRRAHEQFRWFGLGWKVNAELPHPDSFEAATRFVRPEDVAGSIACGDDPDDFVAAVKPYADAGFTEIALVQIGGDSQEAFLDWSEKTLLPALRSALG; this is encoded by the coding sequence ATGGTGCAATTCGGATACACGATGATGACGGAACAGGCGGGCCCGCGGGCCCTCGTCGAGCACGTCGTGCGCGCGGAGGCCGCTGGCTTCGACTTCTCCGTGACGTCCGACCACGCCTTCCCGTGGCTGCGCGCGCAGGGCCACTCCCCGTACGCGTGGGCCGTGCTGGGCGCGGCGGCCCAGGCGACGTCACGGATTCCGCTGATGACCTACGTGACCTGTCCGACCTTCCGCTACCACCCGGCGGTCGTGGCCCAGAAGGCGGCCACCCTCCAGCTGCTCTCGGAAGGCCGCTTCCGGCTGGGCCTCGGCTCGGGCGAGAACCTCAACGAGCATGTCGTGGGCGGCGGATGGCCCTCGGCCGGCGTGCGGCACGAGATGCTGGAGGAAGCCCTGGAGATCATCCGCGCGCTGTTCGAGGGCGGGCACGTCGACCACCGGGGCGAGCACTACGACGTGGAGTCGGCCCGGCTGTGGGACCTGCCGGACGAGCCGCCGCAGATCGGAGTCGCCGTGTCCGGCGAGCAGTCCTGCGCGCTGGCGGGGCGCTTCGCCGACCTGGTCATCGCGACCGAGCCGGACGCGGAACTGCTCGCCTCGTTCGACCGGCACGGCGGGCGGGGCAAGCCACGCGTGGGGCAGCTGCCCGTCTGCTACGACACCGACAAGGAGGCGGCGGTCCGGCGGGCCCACGAGCAGTTCCGGTGGTTCGGCCTGGGCTGGAAGGTCAACGCGGAGCTGCCCCACCCCGACTCGTTCGAGGCGGCGACCCGGTTCGTCCGGCCGGAGGACGTGGCCGGGTCGATCGCCTGCGGGGACGACCCCGACGACTTCGTGGCCGCCGTCAAGCCGTACGCCGACGCGGGGTTCACCGAGATCGCCCTCGTCCAGATCGGCGGCGACTCGCAGGAGGCGTTCCTGGACTGGTCGGAGAAGACCCTGCTGCCGGCGTTGCGTTCCGCGCTCGGATGA
- a CDS encoding polysaccharide deacetylase family protein, which translates to MPGATPDTTWSARRRGRTLRVALVASLVLALGGCSVDTVAPAGARDDAKGEAGAVDCRKVKCIALTFDAGPGKDTPKLLDILKKEQVPATFFLLGSKHVDRYPDVVRRIAAEGHEVANHTWTHRILTDLEPDQIRDELGRTQDAVERLTGKRPTLMRPPQGRTDGTVSEISRELGLAQVLWSVTAKDYSTTDSALIRQRTLDGADKDGIILLHDIYDGTVPAVPGIIEELKKRGFTFVTVPQLLAPAKAEPGTVYRP; encoded by the coding sequence ATGCCCGGAGCGACGCCCGACACGACCTGGAGCGCCCGTCGCCGCGGCCGTACGCTGCGCGTCGCGCTCGTCGCCTCGCTCGTCCTCGCCCTGGGCGGCTGCTCCGTCGACACCGTCGCCCCCGCCGGAGCCCGGGACGACGCGAAGGGCGAGGCCGGCGCGGTCGACTGCCGCAAGGTCAAGTGCATCGCCCTGACCTTCGACGCCGGTCCCGGCAAGGACACCCCGAAGCTGCTCGACATCCTGAAGAAGGAACAGGTGCCGGCGACCTTCTTCCTGCTCGGCAGCAAGCACGTCGACCGCTATCCCGACGTGGTACGGAGGATCGCCGCCGAAGGCCACGAGGTCGCCAACCACACCTGGACCCACCGCATCCTCACCGACCTCGAACCGGACCAGATACGCGACGAACTCGGCCGGACGCAGGACGCCGTCGAGCGGCTCACCGGCAAGCGCCCCACCCTGATGCGCCCGCCGCAGGGCCGCACCGACGGGACGGTCTCCGAGATCAGCCGGGAACTCGGCCTCGCCCAGGTGCTGTGGAGTGTGACCGCCAAGGACTACTCCACCACCGACTCGGCGCTGATACGGCAGCGGACGCTCGACGGCGCCGACAAGGACGGCATCATCCTGCTGCACGACATCTACGACGGCACGGTCCCGGCGGTCCCCGGCATCATCGAGGAGCTGAAGAAGCGCGGCTTCACCTTCGTCACCGTCCCCCAGCTCCTCGCCCCCGCCAAGGCGGAGCCCGGCACGGTCTATCGGCCGTGA
- the mgrA gene encoding L-glyceraldehyde 3-phosphate reductase — MKPGPYLAADDRYADMQYQRCGRSGVLLPKVSLGLWHNFGDTSPLETQRAVLRRAFDRGITHFDLANNYGPPYGSAEANFGTLFAQDFRPYRDELFIATKAGYDMWPGPYGEYGSRKYLLASLDQSLSRMGLDYVDVFYSHRPDPETPVEETMGALDSAVRQGKALYVGLSNYSPEQMVRAAEVLKELGTPLLINQHAYNMLDRTIEDNGLIAASDGAGAGVIAFSPLAQGQLTDRYLDGVPADSRMAVGHFLKRDALTEDKLTLLRSLNKFAGDRGQTLAQLALAWVLRDRRVTSVLVGASSVAQLDQNLGVLDVPPFDEQELAELDRLLA; from the coding sequence TTGAAGCCCGGCCCCTACCTCGCCGCCGACGACCGTTACGCGGACATGCAGTACCAGCGGTGCGGCCGTAGCGGTGTGCTCCTCCCCAAGGTCTCCCTCGGCCTCTGGCACAACTTCGGCGACACCAGCCCGCTGGAGACCCAGCGGGCCGTGCTGCGGCGGGCCTTCGACCGCGGCATCACGCACTTCGACCTGGCCAACAACTACGGCCCGCCCTACGGCAGCGCCGAGGCGAACTTCGGCACGCTCTTCGCGCAGGACTTCCGCCCCTACCGCGACGAGCTGTTCATCGCCACCAAGGCCGGTTACGACATGTGGCCGGGCCCCTACGGCGAGTACGGCTCCCGCAAGTACCTGCTCGCCAGCCTCGACCAGTCGCTGTCCCGCATGGGCCTCGACTACGTCGACGTGTTCTACTCGCACCGCCCCGACCCCGAGACGCCCGTCGAGGAGACGATGGGCGCCCTCGACAGCGCGGTGCGCCAGGGCAAGGCGCTGTACGTGGGGCTCTCCAACTACAGCCCGGAGCAGATGGTGCGCGCGGCCGAGGTGCTGAAGGAGCTGGGCACCCCGCTGCTGATCAACCAGCACGCCTACAACATGCTGGACCGGACCATCGAGGACAACGGGCTGATCGCCGCCTCCGACGGTGCCGGCGCCGGCGTCATCGCCTTCTCGCCGCTCGCGCAGGGTCAGCTGACGGACCGTTACCTCGATGGCGTGCCCGCCGACTCGCGGATGGCCGTCGGGCACTTCCTCAAGCGCGACGCGCTCACGGAGGACAAGCTGACCCTCCTGCGGTCGCTGAACAAGTTCGCCGGTGACCGCGGACAGACGCTCGCCCAGCTGGCGCTGGCCTGGGTGCTGCGCGACCGGCGGGTGACGTCCGTCCTCGTCGGCGCGAGCAGCGTCGCCCAGCTCGACCAGAACCTCGGCGTCCTCGACGTACCGCCGTTCGACGAGCAGGAGCTGGCCGAGCTGGACCGCCTCCTGGCCTGA
- a CDS encoding response regulator produces MSAGEKVLLVDDHEDNLFALQSALSPLGYPLEAATSGDAALKAVLRGGIAVTVLDVVMPGVSGLDVLRYMQRLEQTRRIPVILVTGMGVDAQLSRTAMRLGAADLLVKPIDPWSLCIKVRYLHRFAGRQEPSAPAAPAGLA; encoded by the coding sequence ATGTCCGCCGGGGAGAAGGTCCTGCTGGTCGACGACCACGAGGACAACCTGTTCGCACTGCAGAGCGCCCTCTCGCCGCTGGGCTACCCCCTGGAGGCGGCCACCAGCGGGGACGCCGCGCTGAAAGCCGTACTGCGCGGGGGGATCGCCGTGACCGTCCTGGACGTCGTGATGCCCGGCGTCAGCGGCCTGGACGTGCTGCGCTACATGCAACGCCTGGAGCAGACCCGGCGGATTCCGGTCATCCTGGTCACCGGCATGGGCGTCGACGCCCAGCTGTCCCGGACGGCGATGCGCCTCGGCGCCGCCGATCTGCTCGTCAAGCCGATCGACCCCTGGTCGCTGTGCATCAAGGTCCGCTACCTGCACCGGTTCGCCGGCCGTCAGGAGCCCTCCGCCCCGGCGGCCCCGGCCGGTCTCGCGTGA
- a CDS encoding subtilase-type protease inhibitor: MRTPLRRAAVCGAVAAMALTTLAPAASAAPAAAEARTDTRAEARLYAPSALVLTVAQGESAAYSTPLRAVTLTCMPSPGGTHPSPQAACDALREVNGEFGALRSDSQRACIKIYDPVVVTAQGVWEGQRVSFERTFGNSCVMGAEGTSVFAF, encoded by the coding sequence ATGCGTACACCGCTGAGGCGCGCCGCCGTGTGCGGCGCCGTCGCCGCCATGGCTCTGACCACGCTGGCTCCGGCCGCGTCCGCGGCGCCGGCCGCCGCGGAGGCGAGGACCGACACCCGGGCCGAGGCCCGGCTCTACGCACCGAGTGCGCTCGTCCTCACGGTGGCCCAGGGCGAGAGCGCGGCGTACTCGACTCCCCTCCGGGCGGTGACCCTCACGTGCATGCCGTCTCCGGGAGGAACGCACCCGTCGCCCCAGGCGGCGTGCGACGCCCTGCGGGAGGTGAACGGTGAGTTCGGCGCACTGCGCAGCGACAGCCAGCGCGCCTGCATCAAGATCTACGACCCTGTCGTCGTCACCGCGCAGGGTGTGTGGGAAGGGCAGCGCGTGAGCTTCGAGCGCACCTTCGGCAACTCCTGCGTGATGGGTGCCGAGGGCACGAGCGTCTTCGCGTTCTGA
- a CDS encoding SPW repeat protein, whose product MTTHPTIEQHPDLAEMRSRFEAATSSPRGQAIEALAFLTGVYLAASPWIAGFSGLTALAVCNLVTGIAYALCMGGFGTAYERTHAMAWCAVVIGAFTIVSPWLIAGDVSTTRTVVNNVIVGAVALLLGAAMAATGDRRAGAVRGRRGRMSTP is encoded by the coding sequence ATGACCACCCACCCGACCATCGAGCAACACCCCGACCTCGCCGAGATGCGCTCCCGGTTCGAGGCGGCGACCAGTAGTCCACGCGGCCAGGCCATCGAGGCGCTGGCGTTCCTGACGGGTGTCTACCTGGCGGCCTCGCCGTGGATCGCGGGATTCAGCGGCCTCACCGCACTCGCGGTGTGCAACCTGGTCACCGGTATCGCCTACGCCCTGTGCATGGGCGGCTTCGGCACCGCGTACGAGCGGACGCACGCCATGGCGTGGTGCGCCGTCGTCATCGGCGCCTTCACGATCGTCTCGCCGTGGCTGATCGCCGGTGACGTCTCCACGACGCGCACCGTGGTCAACAACGTCATCGTCGGCGCCGTCGCCCTGCTGCTCGGTGCCGCCATGGCAGCGACGGGTGACCGCCGTGCCGGCGCGGTCCGGGGCCGCAGGGGCCGGATGTCCACCCCGTGA
- a CDS encoding MFS transporter has translation MTRTSTPDPTPDPTPNRTPDPAPEPAPDPAPTPDPAPLAPTRRPTRQLLAASVGNAVEWYDWYAYTFLATYIAAQVFPAGSGNSLVPLLSTFAVFAVGFFMRPVGGLVMGAVADRHGRRAALTVTILLMGASSLLVGLTPTYASAGLLAPVVLVTARLLQGLSVGGEFAASTTFLVESAGPRRRGLFSSFQYVSTTLGQLAASGLAAALVAGLAPDRMESWGWRVPFVVGAALSLVGFWIRRGAHETLTAGAASAARRPRLLDALRHHPRQSLLICGITAGGTLAYYTWTSYLPTYAELNAGIAKADALLAGTLSLAFFALLQPLGGLLSDRYGRKPLLLFFGLGFAVLSVPLLRSVGGPGGGTFASLLLAQCAGMVLLTGFTSVSAAVNAEIFPARVRAAGIGFPYSLTVALFGGTAPYVGTLLKDLGRPGLFPWYVAVVCLASAAVYLRLPETAHKELPR, from the coding sequence ATGACACGGACATCCACGCCGGACCCGACCCCGGACCCGACCCCGAACCGGACTCCGGACCCCGCCCCCGAGCCCGCTCCGGACCCGGCCCCGACCCCCGATCCCGCACCCCTCGCCCCGACCCGCAGGCCCACCCGGCAGCTGCTCGCCGCCTCCGTGGGCAACGCCGTCGAGTGGTACGACTGGTACGCGTACACGTTCCTCGCCACCTACATCGCCGCGCAGGTCTTCCCCGCGGGCAGCGGGAACTCCCTCGTCCCCCTCCTGTCCACCTTCGCCGTCTTCGCGGTCGGCTTCTTCATGCGCCCCGTCGGCGGCCTCGTCATGGGTGCCGTCGCCGACCGCCACGGACGGCGCGCCGCGCTCACCGTCACGATCCTGCTCATGGGCGCGAGCAGCCTCCTCGTCGGCCTCACCCCGACGTACGCCTCCGCCGGGCTGCTCGCTCCCGTCGTCCTCGTCACCGCCCGGCTGCTCCAAGGGCTCTCCGTGGGCGGCGAGTTCGCCGCGTCCACCACCTTCCTCGTCGAGTCCGCCGGGCCCCGCCGCCGAGGCCTGTTCTCCAGCTTCCAGTACGTCTCCACCACCCTCGGCCAGCTCGCCGCGTCCGGACTCGCCGCCGCCCTCGTCGCCGGTCTCGCCCCCGACCGGATGGAGAGCTGGGGCTGGCGCGTCCCCTTCGTCGTGGGCGCGGCGCTCAGCCTCGTCGGATTCTGGATCCGGCGCGGCGCGCACGAGACCCTGACCGCCGGCGCGGCGTCCGCCGCACGACGCCCGCGGCTCCTCGACGCGCTCCGCCACCACCCCCGGCAGTCGCTGCTGATCTGCGGCATCACCGCGGGCGGCACCCTCGCCTACTACACCTGGACGTCCTACCTGCCCACGTACGCCGAGCTGAACGCCGGGATCGCCAAGGCGGACGCCCTCCTCGCCGGCACCCTGTCGCTCGCGTTCTTCGCGCTGCTCCAGCCCCTGGGCGGACTGCTCTCCGACCGCTACGGCCGCAAGCCGCTCCTTCTCTTCTTCGGTCTCGGCTTCGCCGTGCTGAGCGTGCCGCTCCTGCGCTCCGTCGGCGGTCCCGGCGGCGGAACCTTCGCCTCGCTGCTCCTCGCGCAGTGCGCGGGCATGGTCCTGCTCACCGGGTTCACGTCCGTCTCGGCGGCCGTCAACGCGGAGATCTTCCCCGCCCGCGTCCGCGCGGCCGGCATCGGCTTCCCGTATTCGCTGACCGTGGCGCTCTTCGGCGGCACGGCACCCTACGTGGGGACCCTCTTGAAGGACCTCGGCCGGCCGGGGCTGTTCCCCTGGTACGTGGCCGTGGTCTGCCTGGCCTCCGCGGCCGTGTACCTGCGGCTCCCGGAGACGGCGCACAAGGAGCTGCCCCGCTGA
- a CDS encoding cytochrome P450, with protein MPPIRHWPALNLFGVDFDPVLAGLMREGPLTRIQLPNGTGWAWLVTRYDDVRRVAEDPRFGRRPLAGHDVTRLAPHCTPVDGAVVFEDPPHHTGLRRAVAPAFTPGGVERLRERAREVLDELVEGLLRDGPPADFTARLLGPFPPAVACELVGVPARDRPRMHEWTRLVLSSPQRAERGRRAEEEMSAYFADAVRERRGTGGEDVIGLLASAVAAGGITVSEAVGLARLVQVGGEAVTHNTGNMLFVLLTRPDLMDRLRREPHVRPRAVEELLRFIPHRNAVGLSRIALEDLTFGGVQIRAGEAVYVSYLAANRDPDVFPEPERVDFDRSPNPHLAFGHGPHACVGALLARLEAELLVDALADRFPRLRLAVPAEEVRFRRGALIRGPESLPVTW; from the coding sequence CTGCCCCCGATCCGGCACTGGCCGGCGCTGAACCTGTTCGGGGTGGACTTCGACCCGGTCCTGGCCGGGCTGATGCGGGAGGGGCCCCTCACCAGGATCCAGCTGCCGAACGGGACGGGCTGGGCCTGGCTGGTGACCCGCTACGACGACGTGCGGAGGGTCGCCGAGGACCCGCGCTTCGGCCGCAGGCCGCTCGCCGGGCACGACGTGACGCGGCTCGCGCCGCACTGCACGCCGGTCGACGGGGCGGTGGTGTTCGAGGACCCGCCGCACCACACCGGGCTGCGCCGGGCGGTGGCGCCCGCCTTCACCCCAGGGGGCGTGGAGCGGCTGCGGGAACGCGCCCGCGAGGTGCTGGACGAGCTGGTGGAGGGCCTGCTGCGGGACGGGCCGCCGGCGGACTTCACCGCGCGGCTGCTCGGCCCGTTCCCGCCGGCCGTGGCCTGCGAGCTGGTGGGCGTGCCCGCCCGGGACCGGCCGCGGATGCACGAGTGGACCCGGCTCGTCCTGTCCTCGCCGCAGCGCGCGGAGCGCGGCCGGCGCGCCGAGGAGGAGATGAGCGCCTACTTCGCCGACGCCGTACGGGAGCGGCGCGGCACCGGCGGCGAGGACGTCATCGGGTTGCTGGCGTCGGCCGTTGCGGCCGGCGGGATCACCGTGTCGGAGGCCGTGGGGCTCGCGCGGCTGGTCCAGGTCGGCGGCGAGGCGGTCACCCACAACACGGGCAACATGCTGTTCGTCCTCCTGACGCGGCCGGACCTGATGGACCGGCTCAGGCGCGAGCCGCATGTGCGCCCGCGGGCCGTCGAGGAGCTGCTGCGTTTCATCCCGCACCGCAACGCCGTCGGGCTGTCCCGGATCGCCCTGGAGGACCTGACGTTCGGCGGGGTGCAGATCAGGGCCGGTGAGGCGGTGTACGTGTCGTACCTGGCGGCCAACCGGGACCCGGACGTGTTCCCCGAACCGGAGCGCGTGGACTTCGACCGGAGCCCGAACCCTCACCTGGCGTTCGGCCACGGGCCGCACGCCTGCGTGGGTGCGTTGCTCGCCCGGCTGGAGGCGGAGCTGCTGGTGGACGCGCTGGCGGACCGGTTCCCGAGGCTGCGGCTCGCCGTCCCGGCGGAGGAGGTCCGGTTCCGGCGCGGCGCGCTGATCCGCGGCCCCGAATCCCTGCCGGTGACATGGTGA
- a CDS encoding acyl-CoA carboxylase subunit epsilon, translating to MHHHLRIVHGSPTHVEVAAVTAVLGAVICCMAEHAGASHRRVRRAEWDRTWRPHPAPGSWCTGLGRHAFPHH from the coding sequence ATGCACCACCATCTACGGATAGTTCACGGTTCACCCACTCATGTGGAGGTCGCCGCCGTCACCGCCGTGCTCGGCGCGGTCATCTGCTGCATGGCCGAGCACGCCGGCGCCTCCCACCGCCGCGTGCGCAGGGCGGAGTGGGACCGCACCTGGCGGCCGCACCCGGCGCCCGGCTCCTGGTGCACGGGGCTCGGCCGGCACGCGTTCCCCCACCACTGA
- a CDS encoding polysaccharide deacetylase family protein encodes MSGRGGAAAAAVVLGVAGWHVGPAATWLPGVRRALFPVLDGRGDPGRVALTFDDGPDPATTPRFLRALDRLSVRATFFVLGERLERWPGLGRLMVAEGHELAVHGWRHDPPWWPRPVRDVREVGRAAGLVAETAGEWPRWYRPPYGVLTGGRWTAARAAGLRPVLWSAWGHDWAAGASPGSVYAEVTRSLAGGATVLLHDSDTMSVPGSWRAALGALPELVADCRARGLVVGRLAEHGLHGV; translated from the coding sequence GTGAGCGGGAGGGGCGGCGCCGCCGCCGCGGCGGTGGTTCTGGGGGTGGCCGGCTGGCACGTCGGGCCCGCCGCCACCTGGCTGCCGGGCGTACGGCGGGCGCTGTTCCCCGTGCTGGACGGGCGGGGTGATCCGGGGCGCGTGGCGCTGACGTTCGACGACGGGCCGGACCCGGCGACGACGCCGCGGTTCCTGCGCGCGCTGGACCGGCTGTCGGTGCGGGCGACGTTCTTCGTGCTCGGTGAGCGGCTGGAGCGGTGGCCGGGGCTGGGCCGCCTGATGGTGGCGGAGGGCCACGAGCTGGCGGTGCACGGCTGGCGGCACGATCCCCCGTGGTGGCCCCGCCCCGTACGGGACGTACGGGAGGTGGGGCGGGCGGCCGGGCTGGTGGCGGAGACGGCCGGGGAGTGGCCGCGCTGGTACCGGCCGCCGTACGGGGTGCTCACCGGCGGGCGCTGGACGGCCGCGCGGGCGGCGGGGCTGCGGCCCGTGCTGTGGTCGGCGTGGGGGCACGACTGGGCCGCCGGGGCGTCGCCCGGGAGCGTGTACGCGGAGGTGACGCGGTCCCTGGCGGGCGGGGCGACCGTGCTGTTGCACGACTCGGACACGATGAGCGTGCCGGGGTCGTGGCGGGCCGCGCTGGGCGCCCTGCCGGAGCTGGTGGCGGACTGCCGGGCGCGCGGCCTGGTGGTGGGGCGGCTCGCGGAGCACGGGCTGCACGGTGTCTGA
- a CDS encoding DMT family transporter, which produces MLALSICLALMAALGNAAASVLQRRAAADAGPERPAGGPQGGGPRTGRRVHRPARRGPGAGWWPRLVRRRVWVWGAVMLAVSGIFQALALATGPLAVVQPVMSTELLFTLVLGGVVFRRRPDTRTWWAFAAMAGGLAAFLALAEPKGGRATVPAADWLWAGGVIGAAVLVLIGVATRLTAAPKAAVLGTATAMGFSCTAALLKDALGRVEAGVGAVFGAWQLYAAVAVGLASFVLLQVTFRAGTLVASQPALTLGDALLSVVLGVALFEERVAQGPRAVLAGMAVGVLVVACAQLARSPLVTAGDDGESAW; this is translated from the coding sequence ATGCTGGCGTTGTCGATCTGTCTGGCACTGATGGCGGCGCTGGGCAACGCGGCGGCCTCGGTGCTGCAGCGGCGGGCCGCGGCGGATGCGGGACCGGAACGTCCGGCGGGTGGGCCTCAGGGTGGGGGCCCGCGAACGGGCCGCCGGGTGCACCGTCCGGCGCGGCGCGGCCCGGGTGCGGGCTGGTGGCCGCGGCTGGTGCGGCGGCGGGTGTGGGTGTGGGGGGCGGTGATGCTGGCCGTCTCCGGGATCTTCCAGGCGCTCGCGCTGGCGACGGGGCCGCTGGCGGTGGTCCAGCCCGTGATGAGCACGGAGTTGCTGTTCACGCTGGTGCTGGGCGGTGTCGTGTTCCGGCGCCGCCCGGACACGCGGACGTGGTGGGCGTTCGCGGCGATGGCGGGCGGGCTGGCGGCGTTCCTGGCGCTGGCGGAGCCGAAGGGCGGGCGGGCGACGGTTCCGGCGGCGGACTGGCTGTGGGCGGGCGGGGTGATCGGGGCGGCCGTGCTGGTGCTGATCGGGGTCGCGACGCGGTTGACGGCGGCGCCGAAGGCGGCGGTGCTGGGGACGGCGACGGCGATGGGCTTCTCGTGCACGGCCGCGCTGTTGAAGGACGCCCTGGGGCGGGTGGAGGCCGGCGTCGGGGCGGTGTTCGGGGCGTGGCAGCTGTACGCGGCGGTGGCGGTGGGGCTGGCGAGTTTCGTGCTGCTTCAAGTGACGTTCCGTGCGGGGACGCTGGTGGCGTCGCAGCCGGCGCTGACGCTGGGCGACGCGCTGTTGAGTGTGGTGCTGGGCGTGGCGCTGTTCGAGGAGCGGGTGGCGCAGGGGCCGCGTGCGGTGCTGGCGGGGATGGCGGTGGGTGTTCTGGTGGTGGCGTGCGCGCAGTTGGCGCGGTCGCCGCTGGTGACGGCCGGGGACGACGGGGAGTCCGCATGGTGA
- a CDS encoding SDR family NAD(P)-dependent oxidoreductase → MAGTARPVVLITGASSGIGEAVAERFAADAGGRWRLLLAGRDEGRLAAVAGRTHGVPLVADLRDTTGAERLAATALEREGRVDVLVAAAGVGWAGPFARMPADAVEELVAVNLTAVMRLARLLLPGMVARDVGRVVMIGSMAGSVGVANEAVYAATKGGLLAFAESLRYELAATRVRVAVVQPGAVATPFFAHRGVPYHREHPRPVPAGRAADAVWRAVVRGREDLFVPAWLGLPARIHGAVPGFFRAMAKRFG, encoded by the coding sequence ATGGCGGGAACGGCACGGCCGGTCGTACTCATCACGGGGGCGTCCTCCGGCATCGGCGAGGCCGTGGCGGAGCGGTTCGCCGCGGACGCCGGGGGCCGGTGGCGGCTGCTGCTGGCCGGGCGGGACGAGGGTCGGCTCGCCGCGGTCGCGGGGCGCACCCATGGCGTACCGCTCGTGGCGGACCTGCGGGACACGACGGGTGCGGAGCGGCTGGCGGCGACGGCCCTGGAGCGGGAGGGCCGGGTGGACGTGCTGGTCGCGGCGGCCGGTGTGGGGTGGGCGGGGCCGTTCGCGCGGATGCCGGCGGACGCGGTCGAGGAGCTGGTGGCGGTGAACCTGACGGCGGTGATGCGGCTGGCGCGGCTGCTGCTGCCGGGGATGGTGGCCCGGGACGTGGGGCGTGTGGTGATGATCGGTTCCATGGCGGGGAGCGTGGGCGTGGCCAACGAGGCGGTGTACGCGGCGACGAAGGGCGGGCTGCTGGCGTTCGCGGAGAGCCTGCGCTACGAGTTGGCCGCGACGCGCGTACGGGTGGCGGTGGTGCAGCCGGGGGCGGTCGCCACGCCGTTCTTCGCGCACCGGGGGGTGCCGTACCACCGGGAGCATCCGCGTCCGGTGCCGGCGGGGAGGGCGGCGGACGCGGTGTGGCGCGCGGTGGTGCGGGGGCGGGAGGACCTGTTCGTGCCGGCGTGGCTGGGCCTGCCGGCGCGTATCCACGGGGCGGTGCCGGGGTTCTTCCGGGCCATGGCCAAGCGGTTCGGCTGA